A part of Dreissena polymorpha isolate Duluth1 chromosome 13, UMN_Dpol_1.0, whole genome shotgun sequence genomic DNA contains:
- the LOC127854907 gene encoding cilia- and flagella- associated protein 210-like, with protein MATVQHGRRKGLARATPEAPPQVPDTTDLRQVTILTKSDWDRIQQQLHRKQIEDDRLRQVKEERENRKNQSKEVVQHWGNTIAGQRQRKLEARKIREKKEEEERVEIDIEEAKYQAAQRKAAIDKAKTQQYYQTDRVKGFHSALMLTEVLKEREAQLELKRLKAQASTGQDREWLERAQREYEEAIRQDQAKAAERIIAAKDNERFLKAQIRDHHSLREKAQVEDAVEGEELQKLALANKLEKERLEAIRRDEKQQLMDDNRKQIGERVALKKLQENQEDEEDEECRIFAAAKRKMMRLRAEKEKQLHNEKQQTLEAIREKLAAQLKQKLDDEDERIRQAVQEAEEKRAREEGEKEGKMVKVISEQAEHRTLQMKEAEQKKKEERRQELETIRIRQAADEIFRRNEEEKRTRKFEDSRHLAGFHLDQADLRKQKEVEQKQQALALDKANIELLALEEKQFQEYATKVIEHCEKGGRNTYPLRKAAAPGHGGGAGPVFEGKGGIRPSYMVMDKSGKQMPHYQRDSTEETKQNIHDVETKKRMGFVW; from the exons CCACCCCTGAAGCCCCGCCTCAAGTTCCGGACACCACTGACCTCCGTCAAGTCACAATACTCACCAAGTCGGACTGGGACAGAATTCAGCAGCAGTTGCACAGGAAACAGATTGAAGATGATCGATTGAGGCAAGTCAAAGAAGAGAGGGAAAACAGGAAAAACCAGTCAAAAGAAGTAGTCCAACACTGGGGAAACACAATTGCG GGACAGCGCCAACGTAAACTCGAAGCAAGAAAAATTCGTGAAAAGAAGGAAGAGGAAGAGCGAGTAGAAATAGACATAGAAGAAGCAAAATACCAAGCTGCACAGAGAAAGGCAGCTATTGATAAGGCTAAAACACAACAATACTACCAGACAGACAGAGTGAAAGGATTCCAT AGTGCTCTGATGCTGACCGAGGTGCTGAAGGAGCGTGAAGCTCAGCTGGAGCTGAAGCGTCTCAAAGCGCAGGCTAGCACCGGTCAAGACCGGGAGTGGTTGGAGCGCGCACAGCGCGAGTATGAAGAGGCCATCAGGCAGGACCAGGCCAAGGCAGCAGAGAGGATCATCGCTGCCAAGGACAACGAACGCTTTCTCAAGGCTCA GATCCGGGACCACCACAGCCTGCGCGAGAAGGCGCAGGTGGAGGATGCCGTGGAGGGGGAGGAGCTACAGAAGCTTGCGCTGGCTAACAAGCTGGAGAAGGAGAGACTTGAGGCGATACGTCGGGACGAGAAGCAACAACTCATGGACGACAACCGCAAGCAGATTGGCGAGCGAGTAGCGCTCAAGAAGCTGCAAGAAAACCAGGAGGAT gaggaggatgaggagtgTCGTATCTTTGCTGCTGCCAAGAGAAAGATGATGAGATTGAGAGCAGAGAAGGAGAAACAGCTTCACAA TGAGAAGCAGCAGACCCTGGAGGCGATACGTGAGAAGCTTGCTGCCCAGTTGAAGCAGAAGCTTGACGACGAGGATGAGCGTATCCGTCAGGCCGTGCAGGAGGCAGAGGAGAAGAGGGCGAGAGAGGAGGGGGAGAAGGAGGGCAagatggtcaaggtcatcagcGAACAGGCGGAGCATAGGACACTACAG ATGAAGGAGGCAGAGCAGAAGAAGAAGGAAGAACGCCGCCAGGAGTTGGAGACAATCCGTATCCGACAGGCTGCAGACGAGATCTTCCGACGAAATGAGGAGGAAAAGCGGACCAGGAAGTTTGAGGACAGCCGGCATCTGGCGGGATTCCATCTGGACCAGGCG GACCTTCGCAAACAGAAGGAGGTTGAGCAAAAGCAGCAGGCGCTTGCGTTGGACAAGGCCAACATAGAGTTACTGGCCCTTGAGGAGAAACAGTTCCAGGAGTACGCCACCAAGGTGATCGAGCACTGCGAGAAGGGAGGCCGCAACACGTACCCGCTCCGCAAGGCCGCTGCACCGGGTCATGGTGGAGGGGCGGGACCTGTATTTGAGGGCAAGGGCGGCATCCGGCCCAGCTACATGGTGATGGATAAGAGCGGCAAACAGATGCCCCACTACCAGAGAGACTCCACCGAGGAGACTAAGCAGAACATCCATGATGTCGAGACGAAGAAACGTATGGGCTTTGTTTGGTAA